The following proteins are co-located in the Streptomyces sp. DT2A-34 genome:
- a CDS encoding triacylglycerol lipase yields the protein MLPWKRAFRPLAALLLTTAVAVVPAATTAQAAEAAATSNSGWNDYSCKPSAAHPRPVVLVHGTFANSVDNWLGLAPYLEDRGYCVFSLDYGQLPGVPFFHALGPIDKSAEQLSAYVDKVLAATGAAKADLVGHSQGGMMPRYYLKFLGGAAKVNALVGIAPNNHGTTLAGLTNLLPYFPGAEDLLSAATPALAQQVVGSDFMTKLNEGGDTVPGVRYTVIATKYDEVVTPYRSQFLNGPDVKNVLIQDLCAVDISEHAFLGLTDRIAFHEVANALDPARATPTTCASAIG from the coding sequence CCGCCGCCACCACCGCCCAGGCGGCCGAGGCGGCGGCGACCTCGAACAGTGGCTGGAACGACTACTCCTGCAAGCCGTCCGCCGCCCACCCCCGCCCCGTCGTCCTCGTGCACGGCACCTTCGCGAACTCCGTCGACAACTGGCTGGGACTCGCGCCCTATCTGGAGGATCGCGGTTACTGCGTCTTCTCCCTCGACTACGGGCAGCTGCCGGGTGTGCCGTTCTTCCACGCCCTCGGCCCCATCGACAAGTCGGCGGAGCAACTGTCCGCCTATGTCGACAAGGTGCTCGCCGCCACCGGCGCCGCCAAGGCCGACCTCGTCGGCCACTCACAGGGCGGCATGATGCCCCGCTACTACCTCAAGTTCCTCGGCGGTGCCGCCAAGGTGAACGCCCTCGTCGGCATCGCGCCCAACAACCACGGCACCACTCTGGCCGGGCTCACCAACCTGCTGCCGTACTTCCCCGGTGCGGAGGACCTGCTCTCCGCGGCCACTCCCGCCCTCGCCCAGCAGGTCGTCGGATCCGACTTCATGACCAAGCTCAACGAGGGCGGCGACACTGTCCCCGGCGTCCGCTACACGGTCATCGCCACCAAGTACGACGAGGTGGTCACGCCGTACCGGAGTCAGTTCCTGAACGGGCCGGACGTAAAAAACGTCCTGATCCAGGACCTGTGCGCGGTCGACATATCCGAGCATGCGTTCCTGGGGCTGACCGACCGGATCGCCTTCCACGAGGTGGCCAACGCACTCGACCCGGCGCGCGCCACACCCACCACATGTGCGTCGGCGATCGGTTGA